The following proteins come from a genomic window of Sorghum bicolor cultivar BTx623 chromosome 3, Sorghum_bicolor_NCBIv3, whole genome shotgun sequence:
- the LOC8057770 gene encoding uncharacterized protein LOC8057770: MNDDASSSPASYIRLVQHLIEKCICYKLNKEECMETLEKHAKIMPVITSTVWKELEKENKEFFETYKKDRGVGPNTNQEAATTTGHHPSRVQQSCCSQESTTTMLQQKNLSGEQEQRVVEKEKRELFETYKKDRGEESTLQKKNPCDVQEKRVVEKEKRKNPCASKSSHDN, from the exons ATGAACGACGACGCCTCCTCGTCTCCGGCTTCGTACATCAGACTG GTGCAGCATCTGATCGAGAAGTGCATCTGCTACAAATTGAACAAGGAGGAGTGCATGGAGACGTTGGAGAAGCACGCCAAAATCATGCCCGTCATCACATCCACCG TGTGGAAGGAACTGGAGAAGGAGAACAAGGAGTTCTTCGAGACGTACAAGAAGGATCGGGGAGTAGGCCCGAACACGAACCAGGAAGCGGCTACTACTACTGGTCATCATCCTTCGCGCGTCCAACAGAGCTGCTGCTCACAAgagtcgacgacgacgatgctGCAGCAGAAGAATCTATCTGGCGAACAGGAACAGCGCGTCGTGGAGAAGGAGAAGAGGGAGTTGTTCGAGACGTACAAGAAGGATCGGGGAGAAGAGTCAACGCTGCAGAAGAAGAATCCATGTGATGTACAGGAAAAGCGCGTCGTGGAGAAGGAGAAGAGGAAGAATCCTTGTGCTTCCAAGAGCTCACACGACAACTAG